The proteins below are encoded in one region of Hordeum vulgare subsp. vulgare chromosome 3H, MorexV3_pseudomolecules_assembly, whole genome shotgun sequence:
- the LOC123440429 gene encoding transcription repressor OFP2-like has product MGRHKFRLSDMIPNAWFFKLRDMRGAARAGGGASPAGAGRAGRAPSTPHRASYYYTPRAGDAVGSPLHHPRASDARFPPLPLSPPRRSSKRRHRRRPVKLAPSASGSSVVSSPVSTGCRCRRRPELVVVQAPDTPPCRRDKFIGYNDNDDDYDYDSGDETLKKPTVAVLGDGGLGGKLVTSATDIIIDLRTKKRPDKVLLPPIVTRPKPARRTPEGPDLEDKHIDTLARAAQRSATTPFSDEQSKAAKPRRSVSSSSSAAARRLKTRGNTPRVASCKKPKPPAPAPSPAREKPPPLAESFAVVKTSRDPRRDFRESMEEMIAENGICTAADLEDLLACYLSLNAAEYHDLIVDVFEHIWAGLADIGM; this is encoded by the coding sequence ATGGGGAGGCACAAGTTCCGGCTGTCGGACATGATCCCCAACGCGTGGTTCTTCAAGCTGCGCGACATGCGCGGCGCCGCTCGGGCCGGGGGCGGCGCAAGCCCCGCCGGGGCGGGCAGGGCGGGCCGGGCGCCGAGCACGCCGCACAGGGCGTCGTACTACTACACGCCGCGGGCGGGGGACGCCGTGGGGTCCCCGCTCCACCACCCCAGGGCCTCCGACGCGCGGTTCCCGCCGCTGCCGCTGTCGCCGCCGCGGCGGTCGTCCAAGCGGCGCCACCGGAGGCGCCCCGTCAAGCTGGCGCCGTCGGCCAGCGGCAGCAGCGTCGTCTCCTCGCCGGTCTCCACCGGGTGCCGCTGCAGGCGCAGgcccgagctcgtcgtcgtccAGGCGCCCGACACCCCGCCGTGCCGCCGCGACAAGTTCATCGgctacaacgacaacgacgacgactacgactacgactcGGGTGACGAGACGCTCAAGAAGCCGACGGTCGCCGTGCTCGGCGACGGCGGGCTCGGCGGCAAGCTGGTCACCTCCGCCACGGACATCATCATCGACCTGCGGACCAAGAAGAGGCCCGACAAGGTGCTGCTCCCGCCGATCGTGACCAGGCCGAAGCCGGCGCGGAGGACGCCCGAGGGCCCCGATCTCGAGGACAAGCACATCGACACGCTCGCGCGCGCGGCCCAACGAAGCGCCACCACCCCTTTCTCGGACGAACAAAGCAAGGCCGCCAAACCGAGGCGGtccgtgtcgtcgtcgtcgtcggcggcggcgcgCCGGCTCAAGACGCGCGGGAACACGCCGCGCGTGGCGTCGTGCAAGAAGCCCAAGCCTCCCGCGCCCGCGCCCTCGCCAGCTCGGGAGAAGCCGCCGCCTCTGGCGGAGAGCTTCGCGGTGGTGAAGACGTCGCGGGACCCGAGGCGGGACTTCCGCGAGTCCATGGAGGAGATGATCGCGGAGAACGGCATCTGCACCGCCGCCGACCTCGAGGACCTGCTGGCATGCTACCTCTCCCTCAACGCCGCCGAGTACCACGACCTCATCGTCGACGTGTTCGAGCATATCTGGGCCGGCCTCGCGGACATCGGCATGTAG